From Longimicrobiales bacterium:
GACAGGTCCTTTGCAGGCAACGCGCGGCTGCGGCGCGAGGGCACGGACATCCTGCTGTCGGCGAGTCGCGCGGCAGGCGTACGTCGCTTCGTCGCGCAGTGCTATGGCGGCTTCCTGTTCCCGGAGGGCGGCACCCGTGCGGACGTGGGCGAGGACGATCCGCTGGATCCTGCGCCGCATCCCACCTTCCGCGCGGCCCTCGCCGCGGACAGGCACCTGGAACGGGTCGTGACCGGGGCCACCTGGATGGACGGCGTCGCACTGCGGTATGGCGCGTTCTACGGCCCCGGTACCAGCATGTCCCTGGAGCCTCCGGGCGTTCAGAGCGAGATGGTGCGCAGGCGCCAGTATCCGATCGTGGGCGACGGCGCGGGCTACACGTCCTTCATCCACATCGACGATGCCGCCGCCGCGACCGTCGCCGCGATCGAGCATGGCCGTCCGGGTATTTACCAGGTGGCGGACGACGAGCCGGCGCGCGCGTCGGAGTGGCTGCCCGCGCTGGCGCAGGTGCTCGGCGCCAGGCCGCCGATGCGCCTGCCCGTC
This genomic window contains:
- a CDS encoding NAD-dependent epimerase/dehydratase family protein, which encodes MQSQRIFIAGATGVLGRRLVRLLTERGHQVTGMTRTASKRGMLEQLGATPVVADALDASAVGTAISEAEPDVVVHQLTDLAHLRSMRNFDRSFAGNARLRREGTDILLSASRAAGVRRFVAQCYGGFLFPEGGTRADVGEDDPLDPAPHPTFRAALAADRHLERVVTGATWMDGVALRYGAFYGPGTSMSLEPPGVQSEMVRRRQYPIVGDGAGYTSFIHIDDAAAATVAAIEHGRPGIYQVADDEPARASEWLPALAQVLGARPPMRLPVWLARIMAGPAVVEIMTRASGVSNAKARRELDWQPVYSSWRAGFAHGLR